CGTGATGGACACCGTATCCGTTGTGGCGCCGCTGATCTTCGCGGCGGTGGGGGTCTTGTTCCTGTCCCTGTTCGCCCGCCGCCGGGAGAACTGGTGGGCGGCAATCCCCGGCTCGGTGTTCCTGGGCCTGGCCGCGGTGGTCACCACCACGCAACTTACGCAGGGTGAATGGGGTGCCGCGTTCCTGTTCGTCTTCATGGGTGCCGGATTTGCCGCCACCTACCTCCGCGAAGAGGCCAACTGGTGGGCCCTGATCCCCTCTGGGGTGATGTTCACGCTGGCACTTATCGTGGCCCTCCCGCGCGAGCTCCAGGGCATGCCCGTTGCGGCGATCCTGTTCCTGGGCCTGGCGGCCACCTTCGGCGTGATTGCCTTTGTCCCGATCCGGGCCTCCGGTCACGGGGGCACTTCCGTTCACGCCGGGCGGATGACGTGGCCGCTGATTCCGGCCGCCGTTCTTGCTGTGCTGGGAGTGATCTTCGCGCTCCAGGCCACGGCGCTGCTCATATCCCTGGAGTTGGTGGTCCCGGCCGTCATGATCCTGGCGGGGATCACCCTGATGGTTTACGCCTACCTTACCCACCGCGACGGACGGCGCAAGACGCACAGCCCTGGCCCCACCGTTGGCTAAGGCTACCCGGCCCGGCCAGGCCCGGGCCGCCACGTGTTACCCAACAAGCCTGCAGTGTTTGTTGCCGAAAACGTCCGTGGCCCCGGCAACAGCCGGAGCTGCGGCCGGGGCCATGGACCTGTATTGATGCGGGTCTGCGCGGGGTCTGCCGCCTGGCGAGTGGCTTAGGCGCGTGCCTTGTGGCCCTTGGTGAGGACCAGGGCCAGGGCCACCATCCCGACGCCGAGCAGCAGGTGCAGGATATTGTCGAAGCTGTTCAGCGGCACGAAATTTCCGTCGGAATCCTGGGGGATGACCAGGCCGTAGACGAAGAGCACCAGGTAGATGATGCCGCCGTAGAGCAGGTAGGAACGGGCGCCGGTGGCGGTCCTTGCGAAGGCAATGCCGGCTGCCCCGAACAGCAGGTGGACGATGTTATGCAGGACCGAGACCTGGAAGAGGCCCAGCAGCAGGGCCTCGGAGTCGTGGCCGGCGAAGGCCAGCTGGTCGTAGTTGCTGGTGATGCCCGGAACGAAGCCCAGGACGCCGACCAGCAGGAACACGGCGCCGACAGCCATCGATGCCTTCTGGACGTTGGTGCGGGCCGCCGTGCCCGTGCCGGTGTGAGTTGCCATGGTGATCTCCTGAATGCGATATACGGGATTTATGGAAGAGCAGGCCTTTACCTGCTAACCCAAAGGGTTATGCCAGCTATTCGGGCCCTACCGCGTTTCGGATGGCTCGGTTGGGAAAAGTTTTTTGAACTCTTTCGGTGCCGGCCGCACTAAATGGCGCGTGCCGGCGGGTTTCGCTCCCCACCCGCACCCTAACCGCGCAAGCTCGGCCAGGGAACCCTGCGGGCGTGGGCCCAGGCTCAACCACTGAGTTCGAGCGTGAACACCCACAGCAGCACGTCCCCGCCCGGGACGTACCAGTCCCGCTCGGGGACGCGGCGGAAGCCGAGCGACTCATAAAGGCCATGGGCGCGTTTCATAAATGTGGCGCTGGTGATGCTGATTGCCTCGATGCCGGGGAGCTGCCGGGCGTGCTCCATCACCTTTCCCACCACCGCCCGTCCCAGCCCGCCGCCCTGGCACGCCGGATCCACGGCCAGCATGCGGAACTCCAACTCCATGTCCCTGGCGATCTCGCTGTACGGCTGGCCGGCGAACGTCAGCGTCACCGCGGCCACTACTTTCCCGGCCGTTTCCGCCACCCAAACCTGCGCATGCTCGGCCCGGTGCTCCACATCCTCAAGAACGCCCATGTAAGGGTGGTCCGCTGCGAAGTGCCCGGCGTGCAGGTAGGCTTCGCGGGTGATGCGGCGGACGTCCGGAAAGTCCGACGGCGTTGCCCGCCTGAACGCAAGGCTCACCTCGCGCCCACGGTTGCGGCGGCCCGCTCAACGTAGTTGCCCAGCGGTGCCAACTGCGGCTGGGAGGAGGGATCGCCCACCGCGTCCCCACCCACGGCATTGGCCACTGCCAGCGCCCGTGCATAGTCCAGTCCCTGCTGCAGGGCCAGTACCAAGGCGGCGCAGAAGGCATCCCCGGCGCCGATGGTGTTCGCCACCGCCACCGAGGCCGACGGAGCCTCGGCCACTTTCCGCCCGTGCTCAAACATCGCCGAGCCGTCGCCGCCATACGTCACCGCCACCAGCCTGGCCGACGCGAGCGCCGGGATCAGGGCATACTCGCTCTCGTTCACGATCACCAGGTCGCAGCGCTCCAGCAGCTCCGCCGGCAGGTCCATGGCGGGCGCCGCGTTCAGGACGAAGTAGCCCTTGGACCGCCGGGCTGCCTCGAGCACCACAGGCAGGCCCACCTCCAGCTGGCACAGCACCGTCCCGCCCGGGCCGAAGTCCACGCCCTCAAGGGACAGGTGGGAGTTGGCGCCCGGGCACACCACGATCTGGTTCTCGCCGTCGCGGTCCACCACGATCAGTGCGGTCCCCGTCGATTCCGGCAGGA
This genomic interval from Arthrobacter sp. SLBN-100 contains the following:
- a CDS encoding ribokinase → MSNQLPALTVVGSINLDLIATAERLPTAGETIGDAVLSEQPGGKGANQAAAAARLGGSARMVGAVGGDAQGRRMLDALASAGVDTADVAVLPESTGTALIVVDRDGENQIVVCPGANSHLSLEGVDFGPGGTVLCQLEVGLPVVLEAARRSKGYFVLNAAPAMDLPAELLERCDLVIVNESEYALIPALASARLVAVTYGGDGSAMFEHGRKVAEAPSASVAVANTIGAGDAFCAALVLALQQGLDYARALAVANAVGGDAVGDPSSQPQLAPLGNYVERAAATVGAR
- a CDS encoding DUF4383 domain-containing protein, which encodes MATHTGTGTAARTNVQKASMAVGAVFLLVGVLGFVPGITSNYDQLAFAGHDSEALLLGLFQVSVLHNIVHLLFGAAGIAFARTATGARSYLLYGGIIYLVLFVYGLVIPQDSDGNFVPLNSFDNILHLLLGVGMVALALVLTKGHKARA
- a CDS encoding LiaF transmembrane domain-containing protein; translated protein: MKSANASIIAGTVLIASGVLLLLDRLGVMDTVSVVAPLIFAAVGVLFLSLFARRRENWWAAIPGSVFLGLAAVVTTTQLTQGEWGAAFLFVFMGAGFAATYLREEANWWALIPSGVMFTLALIVALPRELQGMPVAAILFLGLAATFGVIAFVPIRASGHGGTSVHAGRMTWPLIPAAVLAVLGVIFALQATALLISLELVVPAVMILAGITLMVYAYLTHRDGRRKTHSPGPTVG
- a CDS encoding GNAT family N-acetyltransferase, with the translated sequence MSLAFRRATPSDFPDVRRITREAYLHAGHFAADHPYMGVLEDVEHRAEHAQVWVAETAGKVVAAVTLTFAGQPYSEIARDMELEFRMLAVDPACQGGGLGRAVVGKVMEHARQLPGIEAISITSATFMKRAHGLYESLGFRRVPERDWYVPGGDVLLWVFTLELSG